A stretch of DNA from Nitrospira sp. KM1:
CCTCTGGTGTATTGAGTCATCCCCGCTATTTCGTTACAATCCGGCTCCCCTATCGCCCGTATCATTACCGGTTTGAGAGGAGATCCGTCATGGCCAAAGTGCTGGAAGGTCCCGGCATGGGACTGATGAAGAAGTGGGGAATTGCCGTTCCAAACTATGTCGTCGTCACGTCCGCCGATGAACTCGCCAAACTCGGGCAAGCCAATGATTGGATGAAACAGACAAAACTGGTGGCCAAGGCGCACGAAGCCTTGGGGTCCAGATTCAAGCTCGGGCTGGTCAAAGTCGGACTCGACCTCAACGGTGCGGTTGCGGCGGCCAAGGAAATGATCGGCCGTCATGTGGGAAGCATCACGGTCTCGCAAGTCATTGTGTCGGAAATGATTCCTCACAAGGAAGAATATTACTGCGCCGTCAAGTCCACCCGTGAGGGCAGCGAGGTCCTGGTGGCCAATTGCGGTGGAATCGAAGTGGAATCGAACTGGGAACGGGTCAAACGGCTGACTCTTGACGTGGGACAGTCGCCAACCGCTGACTCTTTGGAAAAGCTGGCCAAAGATGCCGGGTTTACCGGTCCGCTCGCGAAAAAAATGGCCGATTTTGCCGGCAAGATGTTTACCTGCTTCGACAGCGAAGATGCCCAGTACCTGGAAGTCAATCCCGTCGTCACCCGCGAGAGCGATGGAGAACTGGTGGCGCTTGATGCCGTGACGCTGCTCGATGGGGATGCCAAGTTCCGTCATCCGGATTGGAATTTCCAATTTGCGGCGGAGTTCGGCCGCGCCTACTCCAGGGAAGAAATGGAAGTCATGGCGGTCGACAGCAAGATCAAGGGATCGGTCAAGTTTATCGAGATCCCCGGTGGGGACACGGCGATGCTTCCGGCGGGAGGTGGGGCCAGTGTGTACTACTCGGACGCAGTGGTTGCACGCGGCGGAAAGCTTGCCAACTACGCCGAGTACTCTGGCGATCCTCCGGATTGGGCCGTTGAAGTGCTGACTGACAAGGTCTGTTCGTTGCCCGGCATTAAGAACATCATTGTCGGGGGAGCCATCGCCAACTTTACCGACGTCAAGAAAACCTTCGGCGGCATCATTAACGGATTTCGCAAGGCAAAGTCCGAAGGCAAGCTCAAGAACGTCAAGATCTGGGTGCGCCGCGGCGGCCCGCGCGAAAAAGAAGGTCTCGATGCCATGCGCGCGCTGAAAGACGAGGGTTTTGACATTCATGTCTACGATCGCAATACACCGCTGACCGACATCGTCGATAAGGCGCTCCAAACGAAATAACCTGCCATAGAACCAATGATCCGAGCGATGTAAGGGGAGATCCCGATGAGTATCCTGGCGAACAAAGACACCCGCGTAGTAATTCAAGGCGGTCAGGCCGGAGTCAACGCCGCCCGCCGCATGGCCGAGTTCAGTTACCTCATTAAGCGACCGCTGAATGTCGAAGCGTTTGTCTATCCGCCGGACGCAGGCAAAACGAATGAGATTCCTTATGGAAGCGGATTGCTCGCCATTCCCGTCTACAAGTCCATTGCCGAAGCCACGAAGCATCACCCCGCCATCAATACGAGCCTCGTCTACATCGGAGCTGATCGGGCCATGAAGGGCGGTCTGGAGGCCTTGGACGATTCGCATATCAAGGTCGTTTCGATGATCACGGAGGGTGTGCCGGAGAAGGACGCGAAACTGCTGGGAACCCACGCTCGCAAGCTCGGTAAAGTCTTCAATGGGCCATCCTCTATCGGGATCATTTCGGCCGGGGCGTGTCGTCTCGGCGTCATCGGTGGGGCATTCGACAACCTCGTTCTCTCCAAGCTCTATCGGGAAGGATCGTTCGGGGTCATTACGAAATCGGGAGGGTTGTCCAACGAAATCATCTGGATCTGCTCCCAGTTCGCCGACGGAATCACGACCGCGATCGGTATTGGCGGCGATGCGTATCCTGGCACGGACTACGTCAGTTACCTTGAGATGTTCGAGAATGATCCGCAGACAAAGGCCGTGATCATTGTAGGAGAGATGGGCGGGGATCTCGAAGAGCGTGCGGCCGAGTGGTATGGAGCGAGGAAGCGCAGGATCAAGCTGATCGGTGTCGTGTCTGGATTCTGTCAGGAGAGCTTGCCGAAAGGCATGAAGTTCGGACATGCCGGCGCGAAAGAGGGCATGAAGGGCGAAGGGTCGGCGAGATCGAAGTCCGATGCGCTCAAGAAAGCGGGAGCCATCGTGCCGGCCACATTTGGGGCGCTCGGTCCTGCCATCAAGGAAACGTATCAGGACCTGCTGAAATCCGGTCAGGTCAAAGAGCCGGTGGAGCCCGCTGTATTGCCGAAGCTGCCCAAGTCGATCGAAGAGGCCATGAAAGCGGATGAAGTCATGGTCGCTCCGCTGATCCGTACGACGATCAGCGACGATCGTGGGGACGAGCCTTGCTATGACGGGTATCCTGCCTCCGAACTCATCAACAAAGGCTATGAAATCCCACACGTCATCGGTCTGCTCTGGGATAAACGGCTGATCTCCAAGCAGGAAGCAGAGATCATCAAGCGAATTATGATGCTCTCGGCCGACCATGGTCCATGTGTCAGCGGCGCGTATGCGACGATTCTGGCGGCTTGCGCGGGTATTGGCCTGTCGCAAGCGGTCGCAGCCGGTCTCATCATGATCGGACCGCGGTTCGGCGGCGCCGTGACGGATGCCGGACGCTATTTCAAGTACGCCGTCGACCAAAAGATGACCGTCGATGAATTCCTGGCCCATATGAAAAAGCATGTTGGGCCGGTTCCGGGGATCGGTCACCGTGTGAAGAGCCTCCGTAATCCCGATAAGCGGGTCAAGGAATTGGTCGGATACGTAAAGAGTTTGAATATCAAGACGCCTTGTCTCGACTTCGCGCTGGAGGTTGAGAAAGTGACCGCGGTCAAAAAGGATAACTTGATTTTGAATGTCGACGGTACGATGGCGGCCGTCCTGGTCGATATCGGCTTTCCGGTCGACAGCTTGAACGGGTTTTTCATTCTGTCACGCACGATTGGACTGATCGGTCATTGGGTCGATCAAAAGCGGCAGGATAGCCGTTTGATCAGATTGTTTGACTATCTGGTGAACTACGCGGCCCCCAAGAGACGTGAAGTTCCGCCTTTGAAATAGCGCATGCCGTGCCGAGGAGGTAGGACTGCGGAAGGCCGGCCGCTACGTGACGGCTTCATTCGTTCGTCGAGAGCAGTTGCGGGACGCGTCCTTGCTGAAATAGCATAACCGGAAGGGACTATCCGGCCGGTGTCGGAGCCGGATGAGATGCCCGGCGGCGCGTCCGACGATCAATGCTTACATAGAAGATGGAGAACAGTTATGTCGATGGATCTTGCCAAAAAGTTGTACGCCAGAATGCCAGAGGTGTTTGCCAAAGCCAGGAAGAAGTTTGGCCGCGGGTTGACGTTGGCGGAAAAAATTCTCGTGTCGCACGCCGACAACTTCGATGCCCAGACGTGGCAGCGTGGGAAGGCCATGCTGTCGTTGCGGCCGGATCGTGTGGCCATGCAGGATGCCACCGCTCAGATGGCGATGTTGCAGTTTATGCAGGCCAACAAGAAAAAGGTCGCGGTTCCCAGCACGATTCATTGCGACCATCTCATCAGGGCCGAGATGGGCTCGCAAAAAGATCTCCTGCGCGCGATGGACGAAAACAAAGAAGTCTATAACTTTCTTGCGTCAGCGGCCAAAAAGTACGGCATCGGATTTTGGAAGCCGGGCGCGGGCATCATTCACCAGGTGGTCCTGGAGAACTATGCTTTTCCAGGCGGATTGATTATCGGGACGGACTCCCATACGCCCAATGGCGGTGGACTGGGCATGCTGGCCATTGGAGTCGGCGGTGCGGACGCCGGTGAGGTGATGGCAGGATTGCCATGGGAGGTCCTCGATCCTAAATTGATCGGCGTGCGGCTCACCGGCAAGTTGAACGGTTGGGCGTCTCCCAAAGATGTCATTCTGTATCTCTGCGGGCTGCTCACGGTAAAAGGCGGCACGAATAAGATCGTCGAGTATTTCGGTCCCGGAGCAGAAACCATCAGCGCGACGGGCAAGGGCACCATCTGCAATATGGGAGCGGAGCTGGGCGCGACCACGTCGGTCTTTCCGTTCGATCAGAAAATGGTCGCCTACATGAAGATCACCGACCGCGGCGATCTGGCCAATTTCGCGCTGTCTCATAAAGACCTGCTGGTCGCAGATCCGGAGGTCCATCAGGCTCCTGAAAAATATTATGACCAGATCGTCGAGGTCGATCTTTCAACGCTCGAACCGCATGTGGTGGGCCCCCACACGCCAGATTTGGCCCGTCCGATTTCCAAGCTGGCATCGGAAGCGAAGGAAAAGGGATATCCGGTTGAACTGAAGGCGGCGCTGATCGGCAGCTGTACAAACAGCTCCTATGAAGACATCAGCCGTTCCGCACACATCGCGCGGCAGGGTCTCAATGCCGGTATCAAGGCCAAGTCATCCTTTTTGATCTCGCCGGGCTCCGAACGCATTTATCACACGATGAAGCGTGATGGGTTTTTGGATACCTTCGAACAGTTGGGCGGTACCGTGTTGTCGAATTCCTGCGGGCCCTGCATCGGTCAATGGAAGCGCGCCGACGGTGTCAAAGGTAAGGCCGACTCGATCGTGAGTTCCTTCAATCGAAATTTTCCGGGACGCAACGACGGCATCAGTGAAACCCTATCGTTTCTCGCCAGTCCGGAAGTCGTGACGGCCTATGCGTTGTCCGGCGACCTCGGCTTCGACCCAGTGAATCACACACTCAAGGGTGCCGACGGTAAAGAGTTCAAGTTGGAACCGCCGGTCGGTGAGGAACTGCCGGCAAAGGGATTTGCCAAAGGTGAAGAGGGTTTCATCGCCCCGGCAGACAGCGGCGATGCGTTGACGGTGGATATTCCCGCCACAAGTGAACGATTGCAATTGCTTCAGCCGTTCCCCCGTTGGGACGGCAAAGATTTCGAGAAGTTGCCGCTCCTGATCAAGACCAAGGGCAAAACGACCACGGATCATATTTCACCCGCCGGACCATGGCTCAAGTTCCGTGGCCATCTCGATAAGATCAGCGACAATATGTTTCTCGGCGCGAACAACGCGTTTGCGTCAGAGCCCGGCAAGGGGACCAATGTACTGACCGGGGAGTCCGACCTCACGATCGCGCAGATCGCCCGAGCCTATAAAGCCAAAAGCATCGCGTCGTTCGTTGTCGGCGACGAAAATTATGGCGAAGGAAGCAGCCGTGAGCATGCGGCGATGTCGCCGCGGTTTCTGAACGTGCGCGCGGTCATCACCAAGAGCTTTGCGCGCATTCATGAGACGAATTTGAAGAAACAGGGGATCTTGGCGTTGACCTTCTCTGATCCGAAGGACTACGAGAAGATTGAGCAGAACGACCGCATCAGTGTGACGGGGCTACAGAGTTTGGCCCCCGGCAAGCCGGTGCAGGTGACAATCCACAAGACGGATGGCCAAACGCTCATCATCCAGGCGAACCATAGCATGACGGAGCAACAAATCGCATGGTTCAGGGCGGGTTCAGCGTTGAACGCGCTCAATTAATCAACGGACGGTGAGAGAGGATGCTATGACGACGAAAGCTGACAAGATCATTTATACGAAGACAGACGAAGCGCCCATGCTGGCGACCTATTCGTTTCTCCCCATCATCAATGCGTTCTCAAAGGCGGCTGGAGTGAGCGTCGAATTGCGGGACATCTCCCTGGCCGGCCGTGTCATTGCGGTATTCCCGGAATATTTGACGTCGCAACAGAAGCAACACGATGCCTTAGCCGAGCTTGGCGAAATGGCAAAGACACCGGAAGCCAATATCATCAAGCTGCCAAACATCAGCGCCTCGATCCCGCAGTTGGTGGCGACGATCAAGGAATTGCAACAACAAGGCTACAAATTACCGGATTACCCGGAGAACCCGAAGGATGACAAGGAGAAGGACATCAAGGCCCGTTACGACAAAGTCAAAGGCAGCGCGGTCAATCCCGTGCTCCGCGAAGGCAACTCCGATCGCCGCGCTCCCTTGTCCGTGAAGGCGTATGCTCGCAAACATCCGCACAAGATGGGTGCCTGGACCTCGGACTCCAAGACCCATGTCTCCCACATGAAGAGCGGCGATTTCCGCTCGAACGAAAAATCCATCACCGTCCCGGCCGCAACTACGGCGAAGATCGAGTTTGTAGGGGCCGACGGCAAGACCACCGTGTTGAAGGACAAGATTGCGCTTCAGGCCGGTGAAGTCCTTGATGCCACGTTTATGAGCGTGAAGGCCCTGCGCACATTCCTCGAGGAGCAGATCGAGGAGGCGAAAAAACAGGGCGTGTTGTTCTCCCTTCACATGAAGGCCACCATGATGAAGATCTCCGACCCGAAGATCTTCGGACATGCCGTGACCGTGTTCTACAAGGATGTGTTCCAGAAGCACGGCGAAACGCTCAAAAAGCTCGGCGTCGATCCGGACAACGGCATCGGCGATTTATACGCCAAGATCAAGGCTTTGCCGGACGAACAGCGAAAGGCCATCGAAGCAGATATTCAAGAGGTCTACAAGAAGAGACCTCCCATGGCGATGGTGAACAGCGACAAGGGGATTACCAATCTCCACGTGCCGAGCGATATCATCATCGACGCCTCCATGCCTCCCGTGATCCGTGATTCAGGCAAAATGTGGAATCCGGAAGGCAAGCTGCAGGATGTCAAGTGCGTGATTCCTGACGCCAGCTACGCGCCGGTGTATCACGAGGTGGTCGAATTTTGTAAAAAGCACGGCGCGTTCGACCCAAAGACGATGGGCAGTGTGCCCAACGTTGGATTAATGGCGCAAGCGGCCGAAGAGTACGGTTCGCACGACAAGACGTTCAAGGCGCCCGGCAATGGGACGATGCGCGTGGTCGATGCCTCCGGCAAGACGTTGCTTGAGCATAAAGTCGAAGAGGGTGATATTTGGCGCGCCTGTCAAGTAAAGGATGCTCCGATTCAGGATTGGGTGAAACTGGCGGTGACCCGTGCGAAGGCGAGCGGCACTCCGGCCGTGTTCTGGTTGAATAAGGATCGCGCGCATGATGCGGAGCTGATCAAAAAGGTCAATGCCTATCTGCCGAAGCATGATACGGCGGGTCTCGATATCCGGATCCTGTCGCCGGCTGAGGCGTGTCGGTTCTCGTTGGAACGGATGAAGGAAGGTAAGGACACGATTTCCTGTACCGGTAACGTTCTCCGCGACTATCTCACGGACCTCTTCCCGATTCTCGAAATCGGGACCAGTGCCAAGATGCTCTCGATCGTTCCGTTGCTGAATGGCGGCGGCTTGTTCGAGACTGGCGCGGGAGGATCGGCGCCGAAGCACGTGCAGCAGTTCCAGGAGGAGGGGTATCTCCGTTGGGATTCGCTCGGCGAGTTTCTGGCCTTGGCCGCCTCGTTGGAACACCTGGCAAAGGTAGGGAACAATCAGGTTGCAAAGATTCTGGCGGACACGCTGGATCAGGCCAATGCGAAATTTTTGGAGAGCAACAAGTCACCTGCCAGAAAAGTCGGTGAAATCGACAACCGCGGCAGCCACTTTTACCTTGCGCTTTATTGGGCGCAGGCCTTGGCCGCGCAGACGGCAGACAAAAAGATCGCAGAAAGATTTACGAAGATCGCGAAGGATCTGAGCGACAACGAGAAAAAGATCGACGGCGAATTGCTCGCGGCGCAGGGCAAGCCCCAAGATGTCGGAGGCTACTACCATCCGGACGATACGAAGGCGTCCAAAGCGATGCGTCCGAGCGCGACGTTGAACGCGATCATCGATGCGATCGCGTAAGCTAGCGCGATGAACGGCAAGGCGAGATGTCTGTCTCGCCTTGCCGATTTGCCCATTTGAGGGATATGGCTCAAGAAAACGCGAATGTGATCGACCAACCCGAAGTGCTCACACCTCGGATGGTAACGATCGAAATTTCCGGTAAGACGTACGAGGTGCCAGAGGGCATCACCGTCATCAAGGCGTTGTGGTATACGGGACAGGAAGTCGTCAGGGGCGCGGGCTGTCTCGGCGGGTTTTGCGGCGCGTGCGCGACATACTACCGCACCAAGGACGATCCAAAGGTGAAGACGTGTCTAGCCTGCCAGACGGCGGTCCAGGACGGTATGTCCTTTACGATGATGCCGCCGTTTCCAGCGCGCAAGGCCACGTACGACATTCAGAAACTGCAGGATCCCAAGCAGGATCTGTTCAATCTATATCCGGAAGCGCCGCTGTGCCGGAATTGCAACGCCTGTACGGAAGCCTGTCCGCAAAAGATCGATGTTCGAGAAGGCGTGTGGAAAGCCGTGTTCGGAGATTTTAAAGGCGTGTCCGAGATGTTCATGGATTGTGTCATGTGCGGAATGTGCACCCCCGTGTGTATTGCGGATATCGCCCCAAACCTTGTGGCCCTCTATGTCAGTCGCGCTCAAGGCGCCCACTTTACGGAGAAACCAAAGGGGCTGGAGACACGAATCCATGAGATTGAGAACGGACGTTTCAATGAAGAGTGGAACCACATTCTGAAGATGAACGAGAAGGAGTTGGTCGATCACTGTGCGACGGTAAAATGAGGGGCTGGCATTGCGTGCATTCAAGCCGAAGTGCGCAGCGCTTGGCCAGGATCCGGCCATATCCTGAGATGCACCTCCTCTCCCGCACATCCTAATCATCATGGATATTCACGCACTGCAACAGATTGTTCACAAGACCAGAGATGCCAGGCGTAAACAGACCCTTCCCAAGTTCTCTCCTGCCGATCGTGACCAGCTGATCAAGAAATATCATCCGGATTCACGCGAAAGCGCCTACCGACCCATTCGCTTCGGACCCAATGCCGGTGAGAAGACGGTCGTCGAACTCGCGACGCTTCTCGAAGGCGACAGCCTCATCGGAGAAGACGTCGATCTGACGCC
This window harbors:
- a CDS encoding 2Fe-2S iron-sulfur cluster-binding protein, which encodes MAQENANVIDQPEVLTPRMVTIEISGKTYEVPEGITVIKALWYTGQEVVRGAGCLGGFCGACATYYRTKDDPKVKTCLACQTAVQDGMSFTMMPPFPARKATYDIQKLQDPKQDLFNLYPEAPLCRNCNACTEACPQKIDVREGVWKAVFGDFKGVSEMFMDCVMCGMCTPVCIADIAPNLVALYVSRAQGAHFTEKPKGLETRIHEIENGRFNEEWNHILKMNEKELVDHCATVK
- a CDS encoding NADP-dependent isocitrate dehydrogenase gives rise to the protein MTTKADKIIYTKTDEAPMLATYSFLPIINAFSKAAGVSVELRDISLAGRVIAVFPEYLTSQQKQHDALAELGEMAKTPEANIIKLPNISASIPQLVATIKELQQQGYKLPDYPENPKDDKEKDIKARYDKVKGSAVNPVLREGNSDRRAPLSVKAYARKHPHKMGAWTSDSKTHVSHMKSGDFRSNEKSITVPAATTAKIEFVGADGKTTVLKDKIALQAGEVLDATFMSVKALRTFLEEQIEEAKKQGVLFSLHMKATMMKISDPKIFGHAVTVFYKDVFQKHGETLKKLGVDPDNGIGDLYAKIKALPDEQRKAIEADIQEVYKKRPPMAMVNSDKGITNLHVPSDIIIDASMPPVIRDSGKMWNPEGKLQDVKCVIPDASYAPVYHEVVEFCKKHGAFDPKTMGSVPNVGLMAQAAEEYGSHDKTFKAPGNGTMRVVDASGKTLLEHKVEEGDIWRACQVKDAPIQDWVKLAVTRAKASGTPAVFWLNKDRAHDAELIKKVNAYLPKHDTAGLDIRILSPAEACRFSLERMKEGKDTISCTGNVLRDYLTDLFPILEIGTSAKMLSIVPLLNGGGLFETGAGGSAPKHVQQFQEEGYLRWDSLGEFLALAASLEHLAKVGNNQVAKILADTLDQANAKFLESNKSPARKVGEIDNRGSHFYLALYWAQALAAQTADKKIAERFTKIAKDLSDNEKKIDGELLAAQGKPQDVGGYYHPDDTKASKAMRPSATLNAIIDAIA
- a CDS encoding citrate/2-methylcitrate synthase; translated protein: MSILANKDTRVVIQGGQAGVNAARRMAEFSYLIKRPLNVEAFVYPPDAGKTNEIPYGSGLLAIPVYKSIAEATKHHPAINTSLVYIGADRAMKGGLEALDDSHIKVVSMITEGVPEKDAKLLGTHARKLGKVFNGPSSIGIISAGACRLGVIGGAFDNLVLSKLYREGSFGVITKSGGLSNEIIWICSQFADGITTAIGIGGDAYPGTDYVSYLEMFENDPQTKAVIIVGEMGGDLEERAAEWYGARKRRIKLIGVVSGFCQESLPKGMKFGHAGAKEGMKGEGSARSKSDALKKAGAIVPATFGALGPAIKETYQDLLKSGQVKEPVEPAVLPKLPKSIEEAMKADEVMVAPLIRTTISDDRGDEPCYDGYPASELINKGYEIPHVIGLLWDKRLISKQEAEIIKRIMMLSADHGPCVSGAYATILAACAGIGLSQAVAAGLIMIGPRFGGAVTDAGRYFKYAVDQKMTVDEFLAHMKKHVGPVPGIGHRVKSLRNPDKRVKELVGYVKSLNIKTPCLDFALEVEKVTAVKKDNLILNVDGTMAAVLVDIGFPVDSLNGFFILSRTIGLIGHWVDQKRQDSRLIRLFDYLVNYAAPKRREVPPLK
- a CDS encoding ATP citrate lyase citrate-binding domain-containing protein, giving the protein MAKVLEGPGMGLMKKWGIAVPNYVVVTSADELAKLGQANDWMKQTKLVAKAHEALGSRFKLGLVKVGLDLNGAVAAAKEMIGRHVGSITVSQVIVSEMIPHKEEYYCAVKSTREGSEVLVANCGGIEVESNWERVKRLTLDVGQSPTADSLEKLAKDAGFTGPLAKKMADFAGKMFTCFDSEDAQYLEVNPVVTRESDGELVALDAVTLLDGDAKFRHPDWNFQFAAEFGRAYSREEMEVMAVDSKIKGSVKFIEIPGGDTAMLPAGGGASVYYSDAVVARGGKLANYAEYSGDPPDWAVEVLTDKVCSLPGIKNIIVGGAIANFTDVKKTFGGIINGFRKAKSEGKLKNVKIWVRRGGPREKEGLDAMRALKDEGFDIHVYDRNTPLTDIVDKALQTK
- a CDS encoding aconitate hydratase, encoding MSMDLAKKLYARMPEVFAKARKKFGRGLTLAEKILVSHADNFDAQTWQRGKAMLSLRPDRVAMQDATAQMAMLQFMQANKKKVAVPSTIHCDHLIRAEMGSQKDLLRAMDENKEVYNFLASAAKKYGIGFWKPGAGIIHQVVLENYAFPGGLIIGTDSHTPNGGGLGMLAIGVGGADAGEVMAGLPWEVLDPKLIGVRLTGKLNGWASPKDVILYLCGLLTVKGGTNKIVEYFGPGAETISATGKGTICNMGAELGATTSVFPFDQKMVAYMKITDRGDLANFALSHKDLLVADPEVHQAPEKYYDQIVEVDLSTLEPHVVGPHTPDLARPISKLASEAKEKGYPVELKAALIGSCTNSSYEDISRSAHIARQGLNAGIKAKSSFLISPGSERIYHTMKRDGFLDTFEQLGGTVLSNSCGPCIGQWKRADGVKGKADSIVSSFNRNFPGRNDGISETLSFLASPEVVTAYALSGDLGFDPVNHTLKGADGKEFKLEPPVGEELPAKGFAKGEEGFIAPADSGDALTVDIPATSERLQLLQPFPRWDGKDFEKLPLLIKTKGKTTTDHISPAGPWLKFRGHLDKISDNMFLGANNAFASEPGKGTNVLTGESDLTIAQIARAYKAKSIASFVVGDENYGEGSSREHAAMSPRFLNVRAVITKSFARIHETNLKKQGILALTFSDPKDYEKIEQNDRISVTGLQSLAPGKPVQVTIHKTDGQTLIIQANHSMTEQQIAWFRAGSALNALN